In Candidatus Binatia bacterium, the sequence AGCCATCCTTCCCCTCGTCGAGGGACCATCCGCTCTCGAGGCGCCGCCAGAAAACCTTTTCGCGCAATGTCCCGGCGAGGCTCGGAACATCGGTTCCGAGCGAGGTGAAGGTCTGAATGCTGAGGTTGGCGCGCGGAATGTCTTCGGACGCGATGTCGAGTTTGAATTGAGCGACCCCGTCAACGAGAGGAACGCCGGTTTTCTCGATATGGAGATCCTCGGCGAGTACGCCCAGGACGGGTCTGGCTGTGGCCCCGATGATCGCACGAGCGACAGGCTGGCCCTGCGGTAACCCGAAGCGCTCAGGCCCGAGCCGTTCCTGAACCACCCATCGCGGCTCCGGTTCGCTGCAGCCGCTGTTGAGCAGGAAGGCGGTGGCGACGGCAGCGATGGCGTGAATCCACTTCATCAGCTTCCTACTTTCGCAGATACAGGCTGGCTGCGGACACCCGGGTGTCTCCTCGCCAAGTTTCGAGACGAAAGGCAAGCTCCCCATCTGCGCCATCGAGTTCTTTCACGCGGAAGTCCAATTCTTCCCCGGGCCCGCTAAACGCACGTATCTTCACGCCGCTGACCTTGATGATCTCCGGCAGGGAGCCATCGGCGCGAGCGGCATAGGCGCGCCTGGTTGCGTCGATCTGGGTTTGCAGAAGCAGAGTCGCCGGAAAGACCGGTTGCCTCGGAAAGTGATCGGCGTAGATGGCAGACTCGGACGGAAGTCGAAACGAGGCGCTGAATCCTTCACCGGCAATCACCGGCTGGCACGTGATCTCGGGCTCGTAATCCTCGGGAACCACTGGTGGCCGGGGTGGTATTCCTGCCCCGCAGAGAAGCTCATAAAGATTTTCGATGCGTGCCTTGTCATCAAATTCCTCAATCGGGAGGAGGGGCCCAATCGCTCGCTGCAGGGTCAGGCAGACCTCGCCATCGCAATTGGCGGATCCTTGGTAGGAGATGGCTTGATGCCGAATCGAAGTCACCTTCACCTCGATTTCGATCGGCATACCGGCGCGGGGGACTCGGAAGACTTCGACCAGGCCCGCGGACGCAGCAACTGGCCGGTAGTCGAATTTCAGCTGCGGCATAGCCGTCCACGAAGCGAGTTGCCCGACGGCTTCTACCAGCAGGCCAAGCGGGAGGACTTCGGTCGGGAAAGAAGGCCGGTGAATTCCTTCGGCGCGCTCACCCGGACGAATGCATGTGATTTGATCAACCAGTTGGAAAGACATTTCTACAAGCCTGAAAATGCTTTAGCATAAAATTCTGGAGGTTCTCGATTGTGTGCAGACCTCCGGAGCGGATCGAGGCAAGTTCAACTATGAAACTTCAGAAGAATCCAGTGGTTCGGGGCATTTGGGCTCTGGCGTTCTGCGTCATTCTGCCAGTGAGCGCGATAGCGGGGGATGGTCTCGAGCGCGCGTTGGCCAAGGGCGAAGAGGTGCGAGTGCTGGTGCGCATGGCGTTGCCTGAGGCGCCTTCCAAGGCACGCGGCATGAGCCGGGAGACCGGACGGCGTGAGCGTATCGCCCGGGCGGGGCGTCGCGTGGCAGAGCGGCTTGGTCGGCGAGGCTCTGCTCGTGTGGTACGTCGTTTCTCAGACGTCCCCTGGATGGCGCTCGCCGCCGATGCGAGTGCGGTGGCCGCTCTAAGAGCCTCTCCCGACGTGACTTATGTCGGTCTGGACCGCCTCGAGCGTATTTCTCTTCTGGAATCGACGCCCTTGATCGGCGCTACAAAACTGAACCAGGAAGGACTTCGCGGCAAGGGATGGTCCATCGCGATCATTGATACCGGGGTGGATGCAAGCCACCCATTTTTGGGCGGCCGGGTCGTGCGCGAGGCTTGTTTCTCCCTCGAGGGTAGCTGTCCTGACGGTTCTACCCAAATGATCGGTCCAGGGGCCGCCGAACCCTGTGACTTCGCGCCCGATGCCTGCGCGCACGGGACACACGTGGCGGGCGCGGCGGCCGGCAGCGGACGGACCGGGTTCGGGGTGGCGCCAGAGTCCGATCTGATCGCGATTCAGATTTTCACCGAATTTACAGGCGAGGATTGCGAAGACGCCGGGGAGGACCCGTGCGCGCTGTCCTACCTCTCGGACATCGCGCTGGCGCTGGAGCATGTCTACTCCCTGCGCAACGAGATGCCAATCGCGGCCGTGAACCTCAGTCTGGGTGGCGATTTGTTCTCGTCCGTCAGCGAATGCGAGGCGGCAGATCCCCGCACCGAGATCGTGGGCCTGTTGCGGGATGCAGGGATCGCTGTGGTTGCAGCGGCCGGGAACGAGGGTTCCTCCGATTCGCTGACGACTCCGGCCTGTCTGGGGGATGTGTTGAGCGTATCGTCGAGCACGGATGCGGACGATATCTCGTCTTTCTCGAACACCGCGCCTTTTTTGGACTTCTTCGCGCCCGGGGACCGGATCGTATCGGCATTCCCGGGCGGTTCATATCGTTCCGCATCGGGATCCTCGCAGGCCACGCCACATATCTCAGGCGCCTACGCGCTTCTCTTTGAAGGTCTGGGGCGCTCCGAACTTGAGCTCGCGACTGAAGCTCTGCGTGTATCTGGCGTGCCGATCGTCGACTCTCTATCTGGCAACAGTTTTCCCCGAGTGCAGCTCGATTCGGCGATCGAGCTGCTCGAGAGGGATCGCCGCGCGACTGGTCTGCAAATTACTCCCGATCGGAAGCGGACGTTGCTCAGCAAGGATCTTGCGAACGAGAGATGGGCGATCGTGCTGAATGCGGATGACGGCACGGTCTCGGGGAATGTTTTTCTCGACAATGGCGGCGAACCCGCCTTCGTTTCGTGCGAGGGGATAGGTGACGACGGGGCAGCTGATCCGGCAAGCCGGCAACTGCGATTTGCATGCGAGGGCGCGCCCAAATGTGCCGGGGCCTGCTCGACGGAAGATTGGGCTGCGCTTGGTTCGGTCGAACTTCCGGGGGCCTTCTTCCTCCCCCGGGATCGGTACCCCTTGCCGTCGCGCACGACTCGCAACGGAGCGGCGGCCTCGGATTCCAGTGCAGGTGTTCGGGAGATCAAGTCTCGCGGTCGAACCTTGATCAGCAAGGACGCCGGCGGCAAGCGCTGGGCCATCGCCTGGAACGAGGACGGTACAGTTACCGGCAACGTCTACGACCCTGCCGGAGGGCCGCCCCAATTTGTCTGGTGCGCTCCGCTTGGCGACGATGGAAATAGTTCGTTGGCGGATCGAGTCTACCGGTTCCGGTGCGAAGGAGCCGACCCGTGTTTTGCCGATACCTGTGGTCCCGATACGTGGACGAATATCGGGGAGGTTGCCTTGCCCGGGTCTTTCTTTCAGCCCTGAGGGACTTCTTCGAGCTTGGCGCAGAAAGTTGCCAGGCCCTCTTGCCAGCTCGGCAGTTCAATCGGCGGATTGCGACTCGTACTGAGGGGGGCATAAGCCGGGCGGTGGGCCGGTCTGGGAAATGCTTCGGTGGCTACTGGCGAGACCTCGACATCGATTTTCAGGTTCTCGAGCAGCGCTCGGGTAAAGTGGAACCAACTCGTCTCTCCTCGACCAGCCATATGCCATGTCCCATAAGCGGTTTGGGTCATCAGCCGCGCGATTCCTTCCGCGAGATGCGGCGCGTAGGTCGGCGATCCTATCTGGTCGTCAACCACTCGCAGGGGCCCGTTGGCCGCCAGGCGGATCATGGTGCGTGGAAAGTTGTTTCCCTGTTCGTGGAACACCCATGCGGTGCGTACGATATGGTGGCGCGGGTTGATCCTCCTCACAGCTTCTTCGCCTGCGAGCTTGCTGGCCCCATAGACGGAACGAGGCCGGGGCGTGTCGGTTTCGACGTAGGGTCGGCCGGTTTCTCCGTCGAAAACGTAATCGGTGGAGACATGAACCAAAATGGATTGGCAGGCTGCGGTCGCGACTGCCAGATTTCGGGGGCCTATGGCATTTGTGCGATAGGCCGCCGCGATATCGGTTTCGCTCCTGTCAACCTGATTCCAGGCCGCCGCGTTGACGACGATATCCGGGCTGTGTCGGCCGATCATCTCGGCGACGTTCTCCGCGTTGGCGATATCGAGAGTCTTTCGACTGCAAGCAACGACTTCGTGATCGCGGAGAGCTTCGGGGAGGGATCGGCCCAGCTGGCCGTCGGCACCTGCGACCAGGATTTTCATGGCTGCTTGATCCAGGCCTTTTGCAAATCCATCTCCCAGTCGGCCAGCGGTTTACCGACGCGATCCTTTTCGGAAAGAATGGGCTCTCCCACAGGCCAGATTACGCCCACGGCGGGGTCATTCCACAAGAGACAGAGTTCATGGCTCGGGTCATAGATATCCGAGCATTTATATTCGACCTGCGCCGTGTCGCTGAGGACGCAGAATCCGTGCGCGAAGCCGATGGGTACATAAATTTGCCGGAAGTTTTCCGCCGATAATTCAACCGAGAGCCACTCGCCGAAGGTCGACGAATCGGGTCGAATGTCCACGACGACGTCGAGGATCGAGCCTTCGATTGCCCGGACCAATTTCGCCTGCGGGTGCGACAGTTGAGCGTGCAGTCCGCGCAAGGTGTCACGACAACTCCGGGAGTGATTGTCCTGAACAAAGGTCGCCTCGATTCCGGCCTCGAAATAGCGGTCGGCATGGTAGGTCTCGACGAAGAAGCCCCGGTCGTCGCCGTGAACTTTGGGGTCAATCAAAAGGACTCCAGCAAGTTTTGTTGTGGCGACTTTCACCCCTCGGGTCCTTCCTGTGCGAGCATTCGGATGAGGTACTGACCATAGGAGGTCTTGGCTAGCGGCTGGGCGAGTCTCTCGACGTCCTCGGCCGAGATATAGCCTTTGCGCCAGGCGATCTCCTCGAGGCAAGCCACCTTCAAACCCTGACGTTCCTCGATCGCCTGGATGAAGTTCCCTGCCTGCAGCAAAGCCTCGTGTGTGCCCGTATCCAGCCAGGCAAGCCCGCGTCCCATGCGTTCGACCTGAAGCGAACCGTCTTCGAGGTATTTGCGATTGATGTCGGTGATTTCCAACTCGCCCCGAGGCGAAGGCGCCAGATTCCGGGCCAGGTCCACAATCCGGTGATCGTAAAAATAGAGACCGGTGACAGCCCACGAAGACTGCGGGTGCGAGGGCTTCTCTTCCAGACCAACGGCGCTGCCGGAGGAATCGAATTCCACCACCCCGTAGCGCTCGGGGTCCGATACCCAATAGCCGAATACGGTGGCGCCATCCTCGCGCTGGCTGGCGCGTTGGAGCATGTCGGTAAGCCCCTGTCCGTAAAAAATATTGTCTCCGAGAGCGAGAGCTACGCGTCCACCCTGAAGAAATTTCTCGCCGATCAGAAATGCCTGAGCGATCCCTTCCGGGCGTTCCTGGACTGCATATTCCAACTTGAGACCGAGTTCGGAGCCGTCGCCGAGCAACCGCTGGAAGGCGTCTTGCTCGTGAGGCGTCGTGATGACCAGGATCTCGCGAATCGAAGCCAGCATGAGTGTCGACAGAGGGTAATAGACCATCGGCTTGTCGTAGATGGGCAGCAGCTGCTTGCTGGTGGCGCGAGTAACGGGATGCAGGCGCGTGCCGGCTCCCCCTGCCAGGAGAATTCCGCGAATCGGTGTACTCATGAGCGACTCCCGAGGCCCAGCCGGGCCCGATCGTATTGGTCTTGTTGTACCTGCTGACACCATTCCGGGTTGTCGAGGTACCATTGCACCGTCGAGCGAAAGCCCTCACTCACGCCGACCGAAGGCTCCCACTTCAGCTCACGGGCCGCCTTGCTGCCATCAATGGCGTAGCGGCGGTCGTGTCCGGGGCGGTCGGTCACAAACTTGCGGAGCTCGCGGTAGTCGTTCAGGCCGCGCTTTTGCAAGGATGGATTTTGTGCGGCTGGTCTTTGCTCCTCCAACAGGCTGCAGAGAGCGTCGATCACCTCGAGATTGGTACGTTCGCCGCCGCCACCCAGATTGTATTTCTCGCCCGGTTGGCCGCGGTGCAGGACGTTCAGAATGCCGTCGCAATGATCTTCGACGTAGATCCAGTCGCGCACGTTGCTGCCATCGCCGTAGACCGGAAGATCAATGCCCTCGAGGGCGTTCAGGATCATCAAGGGAATCAATTTTTCGGGGAACTGGAAAGGGCCGTAGTTATTGGAACAGTTCGTGAGAAGTGTCGGCACGCCGTACGTATGAAACCAGGCGCGCACCAGATGGTCCGCCGAGGCTTTGCTGGCTGCGTAGGGGGAGTTCGGCGCGTAGGGCGTGGTTTCTGCAAAAGAACCTTCCGGACCGAGACTCCCATAGACTTCGTCCGTCGAGACGTGCAAAAAACGAAACTGTGCCTGCTCGGAATCGTTCAGCTTGGTCAGGAGTTGTCGGGACGCCTCAAGTAATTGGAAAGTTCCCAGAATATTGGTTTTCAGAAACTCGTCCGGACTCTCAATCGAGCGATCTACGTGCGATTCGGCTGCAAAATTCAGGATCCAGCGGGGTTTTTCGGCAAGCACCAACGCGCGGGTCTTGTCGGGGTCAGCGATATCACCTTCGACCACCTCGAGACGTTCCGGATCGAGGCCGGCGAGCGAGATCGGGTTGCCCGCATAGGTGAATTTGTCGAGGACGAGGATTCGTGCGGCTGTCCTCTGCAAAGCCAGGCGGACAAAATTGGCGCCGATGAATCCGGCTCCGCCTGTGACGAGCATTGTTTCCATGCCAGACGATATACCCGAGGTCCGGGAAGCCTGCCACCGCCGCAGTCGTTTGACTGGCGCTCAAGGCAGGGGAGCGTGGCCCTGGCCCAGCAAATCCAGCAGAGATTTCACTGGCTGGAACGTCTCTCGAGGCACCTCGACGAACACCGTGGTCCAGCGGGCCATCGACCCATTCCAGAGGCCGGGATGCTCAAGCGCGCGCAGGTCGCGACCTTCACTGGATTTTTGCGCGACAAATACGGCGTTGTGATCGACGAAGTCGGCCAGACGGAAAGCCTCCCCGTCGGATTTTCGTAATGAGCAGACCATATCGGTGGGATTGAAATGCGTGGCGGCATCAAGGTGCCGGGTCTGGCTGACTTCGTCGGGATCAATCTCGGCGGTTTCGACGATCTGCAACGAGAGACGATGGTCGTCGCCGCGGACCCAGAAGGGGCCGCCTCCGGGGTCTCCCGTATTCGCGACGACGCCACAGACCCGCATGGGGCGGGCGCGGACCTCGGCAAGGAGTACCTCCTCGCGTGCGTCGCTCTGGATTCCGAGGTCGTTGCGAATGAACTGCGCCGCCTGCGCCCGGAGGTCGGCATCTTCAGGTGCTGCTTTGAGGCGATCGATCCAGAGCCCCGTGTCCCGCTCCAATTGAGCAAGCAGACCGCCGAGAATCCGTCGCCAGGCCAGAATCTGTGCGCGCCGATCCTCGGGAACGATATTGTCGATGTTCTTGATGAAGACAAAGTCCGCGGGCAGTTGGTCGAGGTTTCGAATCAAGGAGCCATGCCCCCCCGGTCGAAAAAGCAGACTCCCATCGCGCTGCCGAAATAATTCGCCATTTTCGTCCAGAGCAATGGTGTCTGTGGCCATTGACTGAGTCGAGAAGCTGACGTCGAGCCGGGATTGAGAGGATGCTTCGACTGCGGCGCGTCTGAGATCGAGTGTCTCGCTGAAGCGCTGCTGGTGTTGCGGTGAGACCGTGAAGTGACATCGCGCGAGACCGCTCTTGTCGGGCAGGAGCTCGGCAGCTTCTCGGAGATGTTCTTCGAAGGCCGTCCGAGCGCCGGAGGCGTAAAGGTGAAATGGGAGCAGCCCCTTTGGTTCCGCTGGAAGGTTGAGGCCGGTCGGCTCGAGGAGAATGCGGGCCAGCTGCGTATAGTCGCCCTGCGCCAACTGTTCAGCCAGTGGGGGTGCCTCCGTCTTGCAAGCCTGGCGCAGGGCTTCCCGGATGGCCAGATGATCGATCTGCTCGAACATGGTGAGGAGATCGTGGTCTTCCTCGTAGTTGGATGCGTGCAGGCTGGAACGACTCAGGGGCCGCCCGCTGCTCAACGCGGCCAGAAAGCTCTTGAACATTCGGGAGGCGGCGCCGGAGGCGGGTACAAAAGAGAGATAGCGGCCGCTCATGGCGGCGCGATCGAACTCGGCGCTGCAGGCCTCCTTCTCGGCTTCGGATAGTTGCCGAATGCCATCGCCGAGAGTCGCCGGCCGATCCAGGTCCCGATAAGTCGCTCGACCCGCGAGCAGGGCCCGCTGCCGCTCGATCTCGTCCGGGGAGAGTTCGTGCGCTTCGATGAGCGCATGGTCGGCGTCGCTGAGCTTGAGGGGCCGTCTATCAATCATGTGCGAGCGAGATAACACGTCGGGTGGGCCCGGGAAATGGGTTCGTTTTGGCCGTGGCGTGCTGTTTGGTAGATGGATAGCTTCTGGTGCCCCAACCATGAGCAATGACAAGGAATTGATATCCACAGACCCGGAGGATGGCGGTGGAACTGCCACTCGAATTCTGGATGCTGCGGAAGGGCTGTTTGCGGACGCGGGCTTCGCGGGGGTGTCGGTGCGGGAGATTGCCGGCGCGGTGGGCTTGAATCAGGCGAGCATTTATAACCATTTCTCGAGCAAGCGAGCACTCTACGAGGCGGTTCTCGATCGCGGCTTTACACCCCTGCGCGATACTCTTGCGGCCGCAGCCCTGTCTCTTGACGAACCGGGGGCCGGAGACCGACTTTTGGAAGAGCTCTCGGAGCAGCTTTGGCGCTCACCGAATCTGCCTCGACTGATCCAACGCGAAATTCTCGATGACGGAGAATATCTCGAACGTCTGTCAGAGCAGTGGTTGCGGCCAATTTACGAAGAAGGTCGAGCCGCGATGGAGAAATCCGCCTGGGCGGCCAGCTGGGATAGTGATTCTGACTCTTTGATCATCCTTCTGATGTACCACTTGATTTTTGGGTACTTTTTCTCGGCTCCGCTGACCCGACGGGTTCTTGGCGTCGAACCGTCATCGGAGGCGATGCGCCATCGTCAGATCGAGTTTCTGAAGCTGGCGGCGCAACGCCTCATGGTCACACGCTGAAGCGGCTGACGACCCACTTTTTTGCGGATCGCATTCCGCTTGGAGGTAAAGGGGCCTAGATAGCGCCCTTGATCTCGGTTTCGCCGGGTCCGACCTCGGTTCGCTGTTCCAACGAGACGTAGTCCCGCGGAGCAGCCCCGATATAGAGTTGTTTGGGTCGGACAATCCGCATATTCGGATCGTCGAGCGCTTCCGCCCATTGCGCCACCCAACCGGAGGTGCGGGCGATCGCGAAAAGGACCGTGAACATATTGGTCGGAAAGCCCATCGCTTCATAGATGATTCCCGAGTAGAAATCGACGTTCGGGTAGAGCTTCCTCTTGATGAAATACTCGTCTTCGAGAGCGATCCGTTCCAACTCGAGGGCGATGTCGATGATCGGGTTTTTGCCGGTAGCCTCGAAGACCTGATAGGCGATCTGCTTGATGATCTTCGCTCGCGGGTCGTAGTTCTTGTAGACACGGTGTCCGAAACCTTCGAGTCGCAACTCACCGTCCTTGACCCTTTTGATCATCTCGGGCACACGATTGACCGAGCCGATCTCGCGCAACATGCGCACGGCAGCTTCGTTGGCACCGCCGTGCCGCGGTCCGGACAACGCGGCGGCGGCCGCGGCGACCACAGAGTAGGGATCGGCATGCGAACTGCCGACGGTGCGTGCGGCTGTCGCCGAGCAATTCTGCTCATGGTCGGCATGGAGAATGAAGAGCACGTCGAGAGCCCGCTCCAAAATTGGGTCCGGACGGTACTTCAGTTCGGTCATCTTGAAGAGCATGGAGAGGAAGTTGCCGGTGTAGGACAATTCGTTGTCGGGCGAAACGTAGGGGAGGCCCTTGGAATGTCGGAATGCCATCGCGGCGATGGTCGGAATTTTTGCGATCAGGCGACGCGTTTGCACGCGTCGGGACTCATCATCACCGATGTCCTTTGCTTCCGGATAAAACGTCGAGAGTGCGCCGACGGTGCCGATCAGAATCCCCATGGGGTGGGCATCGTAGCGGAAGCCCTCGATAAAGTTTTTCACGTTCTCGTGCACAATGGTGTGCATTTTGAGGTTGTGTTCCCACATCGAGAGATGAGTTGGGGACGGGAGTTCGCCCTTCACGATCAGATAGGCCGTTTCGAGATAGGTCGATTTTTCCGCTATTTGCTCGATCGGGTATCCGCGGTACCGCAAGATGCCCTTCTCGCCGTCGATATAACTTACGGCGCTGCGGCAGGCGGCCGTGTTGGCCAGCGCCGGGTCGAAACTGACCAGACCGGGACTGTCGTCGTCCAGGCGAATCTGGGACAGGTCGGAGGCCTGAATGGAGTTCTCGTCGATCGGGAGCTCAAACTGCTTGCCAGTTCGATTGTCTGTAACGGTAAGGGTATCGGGCATCCTAATTTACTCCATGCCTAGTTTCGCGCGGCCTTCCGGCGAGATCATATTCGGGTTCCAAACGGGAGCCCAGACGATTTCAACTTCTGCTTCTTCCACTCCGGGAATATTGAGGATTTTGTAACGCGCATCGGCCGCAATGGTGTCTCCCATCCCGCATCCGGGCGCGGTCAGGGTCATTTTGACATCGACCTTATGGCGTCCCTCATCGATCGGTTCGGCACTCAGGTCATAGACGAGCCCCAGATCCACGATGTTGACGGGAATTTCAGGATCGTAGCAGGTCCGCAGTTCAACCCAGATGCGCGACTCCAACTCTTCCCCGGCGAGAGGATCTTCGGTGGATGCCGGTGCTTCGGGAGCGGCTTCCCGTTTTTGCCCAACAGCGTCGGCATCTCTCTCGGATATGCGGACCAAGCCGCCATAATCCGGCACGCTGAGGGTGTAGGAGCTGCCCAGGGCCTGCGTGATTACCGCGCGGGTTCCCTTGGGGATCAGGACGGTGTGCCCGGCGGGCACAATCACGGCTTCACAATCTCGTGAAAGTTCGATCCAATCGGTTGATTCACTCATTTGGTCTGATTCCCGATGTTGGCGAGAGAAAAGTGCATTTTCGCTCGGCTTTTCGAGGGGCCACCTGGTCAAAACGACGAACAACCCGGGGGAAGCCCTCACCGGTAGCTTACCGAACGCGGCCCCTTGTTGCCACTTTTGGGGATTTCATCAGCCGATTTATAGAGTGCGACATAGTGCTTGCCGATCGAGTCGACGGGCCCATCGGAACATGTATTGCCCGGAGGGCATCTGGCCGATAGTCTCTCCGAGTTCCGTTGTTTTCGTTCACTTTTTCCATGGCTTCGATCTTCCAGATATCACCTGCCTCGGCTTTGGACTCGATGCGCCCCGAGCGCTGAGGGAATCCGTTCATGAACATGCTGCTCCAGTTCCTCGCCATCGTTGTTTTGATGGTGCTTACCAATCGCTTTGTGGGAGAACCTCTCAAGAACCGCCTGAGCGGTTTCTTCAAACTGCTCCTTACAGTCGGGATGGTCTACCACCTGCTGCTCTGGCCAGTGAGCGATGGAGCCGGGGAGAAGGTCCCCGCCTGGGATCTGATGGTCGATCTGCTCCGGAATATCGATCCCGTCGTCTTCTGGACTTTCGCCGGAATCGGCGCTGTCGTCCGTTTTCTCGGCGTGGTCGCCTCGATGTATCGTTGGCAATTGGTACTTCGGGGCCAGAGGATCGAACTCCCGTTTTGGCATATTCTGGGAGCTTTTCTTATCGGCCGTGCGATCGGCTTCTTTCTACCCAGCACGGCCGGGTTGGACGGCTACAAGCTCTATGATGCATCGAGGTTCAGCGGGCGCACCGTCGAGGTAACGGCGGGAACCGTGTTGGAGAAGGTTCTTGGAATTACGGGAATCTTCCTTACCTATCTTGTGGCTCTGCCCTTCGGAATGTCGATATTCGGGGAGAATGCTCTGACGGTGGCGATGATCACGGTGCCGTTGGCTTTGGGCATCATTGCCGGGCTGCTGACCCTTTTATGGTTCCCCGGGGTCATCCAGTGGGTCATCGAGACGGTTCCAATCCCCGCCAAGGCCCAGATCCAGGGCGTGATTCTGCGAACCTCGGCGGCGGCTGCCGCCTATCGTAACCAGAAGCCGCTGGTTCTCTTGATGTTGTTGATGAGTTTTCTCGTGCATTTCTGCACCGCGGCGATGTATTTCTTCATGGCGATTGCCGTTGGTGCCGGGGCGGAGGCCGTGTTCTGGCCCGTCGTGTTCGGCTCGGCGATCCAGATTTTCGCTACCGTCATCGGGCCCACGATCGGCGGGATCGGCATTCGAGAAGCGGCTCAGGTCCTGACGCTAGGCGCTTTGCTGGGCCCGATCGTCGCTGCCGTTTCCGCAACTCTCGGTTTTTGGGTAGGCGAGGTTCCAACTCTCTTCGGGTTTGTGTTCTGGATGGTGCGCGGCCCCGATTATACGCCGAGCTATTGTCGCGTGAACGGCGAACAAGTGGACTACGAGGAAACCGCGCGGATGGCGGTGGAACTCGAGAGCACCGGCGAGCGCGAGGCGCGTGAAGCCCTCGAGGCGGCAGGAGAATCGTCGAGCGCAGCCGTTCTCCCGCAGCCGAGACGGCTATTTCTGGCGGCCGGTTTGGGTATGGGTGCGGGCATTCTCGCCGGGATCCTGATTGGTTGTGTTGAGGCCGCGGTGATTGGCTCGGGCGGATTCGGTCCGGAATCTCAGGTGCTCTGGTATGGTCCGCTTGTCTACGCTCTGATCCTCGGTGGTTTGGGCACGGCGGGCGGCGCCGTCCTGAGCGTCCTTCCCATGCGCGAGGAGGAAGTGCGCGGGTGGGTTCCTACCCTCGGATTTGCGGCTACTTTGGTCCCGCTGGGGTTGGCCGTTCTGCTGTTCCGGGTTCGGCGGGATGTCTATCTCGAGCAAATGCCCCCGCTTCCGGTTTTATTGGCGATCCTGGGCGGGGCTGCTGTGCTGGCCATCGTGATTCTCGCTTTCGGTCGCCGTTTTTTCCGGTCGCCGCTGGGCGCAGTCGCACGGCCGGGGCCCGCGATTTTACTTCTCCTCACCGTGATGGGCGCCGGAGCGATTTTCGGGCCGAGCGAAACGACGGCCATTGTCGAGGTCCGCGACGAGATTCCGGAGCACCTGAAAGATCGCCCCAATGTCGTTCTGGTCATCGCCGATACTCTGCGGGCGGATCATCTCGGTTCCTACGGGGATACCCGTGGGCTGACACCCAACCTCGATGCCATGGCAGATGAGGGAACCGTTTGGCAGGCGTTTGGGCAGTCCTCCTGGACCAAGCCCTCGGTGGCGACGATTCTCACGTCTCTATATGCGGCCTCGCACGGGGCGATGAGCAAACCTGCGATTTTACCGGATGTGGTCACGATTGCGGATGCCCTTCAGAGTGAAGGCTATGCGACCTCCGGCTTTGTTTCGAATATCAACCTCGCACCTTCATTCAACTTCCAGCA encodes:
- a CDS encoding citrate synthase, coding for MPDTLTVTDNRTGKQFELPIDENSIQASDLSQIRLDDDSPGLVSFDPALANTAACRSAVSYIDGEKGILRYRGYPIEQIAEKSTYLETAYLIVKGELPSPTHLSMWEHNLKMHTIVHENVKNFIEGFRYDAHPMGILIGTVGALSTFYPEAKDIGDDESRRVQTRRLIAKIPTIAAMAFRHSKGLPYVSPDNELSYTGNFLSMLFKMTELKYRPDPILERALDVLFILHADHEQNCSATAARTVGSSHADPYSVVAAAAAALSGPRHGGANEAAVRMLREIGSVNRVPEMIKRVKDGELRLEGFGHRVYKNYDPRAKIIKQIAYQVFEATGKNPIIDIALELERIALEDEYFIKRKLYPNVDFYSGIIYEAMGFPTNMFTVLFAIARTSGWVAQWAEALDDPNMRIVRPKQLYIGAAPRDYVSLEQRTEVGPGETEIKGAI
- the sufT gene encoding putative Fe-S cluster assembly protein SufT, which codes for MSESTDWIELSRDCEAVIVPAGHTVLIPKGTRAVITQALGSSYTLSVPDYGGLVRISERDADAVGQKREAAPEAPASTEDPLAGEELESRIWVELRTCYDPEIPVNIVDLGLVYDLSAEPIDEGRHKVDVKMTLTAPGCGMGDTIAADARYKILNIPGVEEAEVEIVWAPVWNPNMISPEGRAKLGME
- a CDS encoding sulfatase-like hydrolase/transferase: MNMLLQFLAIVVLMVLTNRFVGEPLKNRLSGFFKLLLTVGMVYHLLLWPVSDGAGEKVPAWDLMVDLLRNIDPVVFWTFAGIGAVVRFLGVVASMYRWQLVLRGQRIELPFWHILGAFLIGRAIGFFLPSTAGLDGYKLYDASRFSGRTVEVTAGTVLEKVLGITGIFLTYLVALPFGMSIFGENALTVAMITVPLALGIIAGLLTLLWFPGVIQWVIETVPIPAKAQIQGVILRTSAAAAAYRNQKPLVLLMLLMSFLVHFCTAAMYFFMAIAVGAGAEAVFWPVVFGSAIQIFATVIGPTIGGIGIREAAQVLTLGALLGPIVAAVSATLGFWVGEVPTLFGFVFWMVRGPDYTPSYCRVNGEQVDYEETARMAVELESTGEREAREALEAAGESSSAAVLPQPRRLFLAAGLGMGAGILAGILIGCVEAAVIGSGGFGPESQVLWYGPLVYALILGGLGTAGGAVLSVLPMREEEVRGWVPTLGFAATLVPLGLAVLLFRVRRDVYLEQMPPLPVLLAILGGAAVLAIVILAFGRRFFRSPLGAVARPGPAILLLLTVMGAGAIFGPSETTAIVEVRDEIPEHLKDRPNVVLVIADTLRADHLGSYGDTRGLTPNLDAMADEGTVWQAFGQSSWTKPSVATILTSLYAASHGAMSKPAILPDVVTIADALQSEGYATSGFVSNINLAPSFNFQQGFDEYTYYAPDYLFGAEESSSKLVIYSILRVVNFKMQKSQWVEQYYQDSRTVNADALEWLSRHKDDRFFTLIHYMDPHDPYFVHPYEGRGIARVDNQNPDPDQATEMLELYAGEIQYMDESFGALRDQLREHGIYDNTLIVFTADHGEEFQEHGGWWHGTTLYEEQVAVPLIAKFPAGSLVPARPGGVGRLLDVAPTILAASGIEIPAEWQGADLALPIPSNRVAFAEEDHEGNIITAVRNARLKLIRANPGNPRGLPEVELFDLQKDPGEQLDIAADRRIEVEDLDREIVAITTGAAEEAVANEGEVQMDDATRDRLRALGYIE
- a CDS encoding TetR/AcrR family transcriptional regulator, whose product is MSNDKELISTDPEDGGGTATRILDAAEGLFADAGFAGVSVREIAGAVGLNQASIYNHFSSKRALYEAVLDRGFTPLRDTLAAAALSLDEPGAGDRLLEELSEQLWRSPNLPRLIQREILDDGEYLERLSEQWLRPIYEEGRAAMEKSAWAASWDSDSDSLIILLMYHLIFGYFFSAPLTRRVLGVEPSSEAMRHRQIEFLKLAAQRLMVTR